In the bacterium genome, one interval contains:
- a CDS encoding FKBP-type peptidyl-prolyl cis-trans isomerase codes for MKRRLAMAVCTAMVLSGAAFAADAPGLKNDREKLSYSIGMDIGGNLKQGSVDVDPDLLAKGLKDSYGGKKTILTEVEARKTIQDFQQTLTAKRAETMQKVAEKNKEAGKKFLAENAGKTGVKTLPSGLQYRELTAGTGKTPKATDTVTVNYRGTLIEGKEFDSSYKRGTPATFPVSGVIAGWTEALQLMREGAKWQLFIPSNLAYGERGAGGDIGPNATLIFEVELISVK; via the coding sequence ATGAAGAGACGGCTCGCGATGGCGGTATGCACGGCGATGGTTCTCTCGGGGGCGGCGTTCGCCGCGGACGCACCGGGGCTGAAAAACGACAGGGAGAAGCTCAGCTACAGCATCGGCATGGACATCGGGGGGAACCTGAAGCAGGGATCCGTCGATGTGGACCCGGACCTGCTGGCGAAAGGGTTGAAGGACAGCTACGGGGGAAAGAAGACGATCCTCACCGAGGTGGAGGCGCGCAAGACGATCCAGGACTTCCAGCAGACGCTGACGGCGAAGAGGGCGGAGACGATGCAGAAAGTCGCGGAGAAGAACAAGGAGGCCGGGAAGAAGTTCCTCGCGGAGAACGCGGGGAAGACGGGGGTGAAGACGCTTCCGAGCGGCCTCCAGTACAGGGAGCTCACGGCGGGGACGGGGAAGACGCCGAAGGCGACGGACACGGTGACGGTAAATTACAGGGGGACGCTGATCGAAGGGAAGGAGTTCGACAGCTCCTACAAGCGCGGTACCCCGGCGACGTTCCCGGTATCCGGGGTGATCGCAGGATGGACCGAGGCGCTCCAGTTGATGAGGGAAGGGGCGAAGTGGCAGCTGTTCATCCCTTCGAATCTCGCGTACGGCGAGAGGGGAGCGGGCGGCGACATCGGCCCGAACGCCACGTTGATCTTCGAGGTGGAGCTGATCTCGGTCAAGTGA
- a CDS encoding OFA family MFS transporter → MNRWFRVAGGVGLNLCLGAAYVYSVFLTPLQREFGWTRSELSVAFTLSIAFIAAGVLAGGRWQDRRGPAAVSLCGALLFSAGIFLSRYTDSLAWLYVCYGVVVGLGSGIGYTCPLSVGMKWFPERRGLVTGIMVMGYGAGGAVIAPLAGFLIDRFGWRDTFGILGAGFLVVTVAGSMFLRNPPEGWHPPGWSPPAAGKGAARGGRDFLPREMVDTGAFRRMWAAYALGTAAGLMVIGHLAAFALGAGFSARDSALSVGVLSVGNGCGRIASGWMSDHIGRVRTLSLVMGATALLLFLVPGVSTVPMLFASVFLIGYCYGSQLAVFPSTTADFFGMRNLGNNYGLLLTAWGVAGIIGPMAGGWIFDATRGYAAAFRIAALLAVAAAAVVATVKPPPAGQGFPG, encoded by the coding sequence GTGAACCGCTGGTTCCGCGTCGCGGGCGGGGTGGGCCTGAACTTGTGCCTGGGCGCCGCGTACGTCTACAGCGTGTTTCTCACCCCCCTCCAGCGCGAGTTCGGCTGGACGCGCTCTGAGCTTTCCGTCGCGTTCACCCTTTCGATCGCCTTCATCGCGGCGGGTGTGCTGGCCGGCGGGCGGTGGCAGGACCGCCGGGGTCCCGCCGCCGTCTCCCTCTGCGGCGCGCTTCTCTTCTCCGCGGGGATCTTCCTCTCCCGGTACACCGACTCGCTGGCATGGTTGTACGTCTGCTACGGCGTCGTCGTGGGGCTGGGCAGCGGCATCGGCTACACGTGCCCCCTTTCCGTGGGGATGAAGTGGTTCCCCGAACGCCGGGGGCTCGTCACGGGAATCATGGTGATGGGATACGGCGCGGGGGGCGCGGTGATCGCCCCGCTCGCGGGGTTCCTGATCGACCGCTTCGGGTGGCGGGACACCTTCGGCATCCTCGGGGCGGGGTTCCTGGTGGTGACGGTGGCCGGCTCGATGTTCCTGCGGAATCCGCCGGAGGGGTGGCACCCGCCGGGATGGAGCCCTCCGGCGGCGGGGAAGGGGGCGGCGCGGGGCGGCCGGGATTTCCTCCCGCGGGAGATGGTGGACACCGGCGCCTTCCGCCGGATGTGGGCCGCGTATGCCTTGGGCACAGCGGCGGGACTGATGGTGATCGGGCATCTCGCAGCCTTCGCGCTGGGGGCGGGGTTCTCCGCACGCGATTCCGCCCTCTCCGTGGGGGTGCTTTCGGTGGGGAACGGGTGCGGACGGATCGCCTCGGGGTGGATGTCGGATCATATCGGGCGCGTCCGTACGCTCTCCCTGGTGATGGGTGCGACCGCCCTGCTCCTTTTCCTCGTCCCCGGGGTTTCCACCGTGCCGATGCTCTTTGCCTCCGTCTTCCTCATCGGGTATTGCTACGGCTCGCAGCTCGCCGTCTTCCCGTCGACGACCGCCGATTTTTTCGGGATGCGCAACCTCGGGAACAACTACGGCCTCCTGCTCACGGCATGGGGAGTCGCCGGGATCATCGGCCCGATGGCGGGGGGATGGATCTTCGACGCCACCCGCGGCTACGCGGCGGCGTTCCGGATCGCCGCCCTTCTCGCGGTCGCCGCCGCCGCGGTGGTCGCGACGGTCAAGCCGCCCCCCGCCGGGCAGGGTTTTCCCGGTTGA
- a CDS encoding DinB family protein has protein sequence MLPLFRLVFPVLETTPPRWLRLASTLPPELFRRKPAPKEWSAYDCLRHIVDTERWVFPPRLGYLLRGEDFPAFDPDEAGKERGGDIPPIELAAEFARMRAESVALLSKVGDADLSRTARHQELGMVSLGEMIHEWAGHDLMHTVQGERAILQPFIDGSGPWKRYFADHIVPPSPQVDR, from the coding sequence ATGCTGCCCTTGTTCCGGCTGGTCTTTCCGGTGCTCGAAACGACGCCGCCGCGGTGGCTCCGGTTGGCTTCCACGTTGCCGCCCGAACTGTTCCGAAGAAAACCGGCGCCGAAGGAGTGGTCGGCCTACGACTGTTTACGGCACATCGTGGACACGGAGCGATGGGTGTTCCCGCCGCGCCTCGGGTATCTGCTGCGTGGAGAGGATTTTCCGGCATTCGACCCGGACGAAGCGGGGAAAGAACGGGGGGGAGATATCCCTCCGATCGAACTGGCGGCGGAATTCGCCCGGATGCGGGCGGAGAGCGTTGCGCTGTTGTCGAAGGTCGGGGACGCCGATTTGAGCCGCACGGCGAGGCACCAGGAGCTGGGGATGGTGTCCCTCGGAGAGATGATCCACGAGTGGGCGGGACACGACCTGATGCACACGGTCCAGGGCGAGCGGGCGATCCTGCAGCCGTTCATCGACGGGAGCGGACCCTGGAAACGGTATTTTGCGGACCACATCGTGCCCCCTTCGCCGCAGGTCGATCGTTGA
- a CDS encoding flavodoxin family protein, with the protein MTGMKSLLGIIGSPRKMGNSELMVKEIAASVPGSPNLSMVRLVEKEIRPCKACYRCLGGDCPHRDDFSGVLRAIMEADGVVVAAPAYLRGTHSSLQRFLDRGLQAYRHVDALYGKPAVAVATAGVEDGEGSALLGVENFIRQLGLTLKGRAVVRATFPGDAIVSAEGRSAARRLAAALVSPEEYAPEGVSCPECRGTYFEFRGMDAVYCLSCGGTGSFSVSGGNITLRIGPPAHSWRTKEDRASHRQWLIGQREEFLRQRERLKEAVRPYLGGEFL; encoded by the coding sequence TTGACGGGGATGAAGTCCCTTCTCGGGATCATCGGTTCTCCCCGGAAGATGGGGAATAGCGAGTTGATGGTGAAGGAGATCGCGGCCTCGGTGCCCGGTTCTCCGAACCTCTCGATGGTACGCCTCGTCGAGAAGGAGATCCGTCCCTGCAAGGCGTGCTACCGCTGCCTGGGCGGGGATTGCCCCCACCGGGACGACTTTTCCGGAGTGCTCCGGGCGATCATGGAAGCCGACGGAGTGGTCGTCGCCGCGCCGGCGTACCTGCGAGGCACCCATTCCAGCCTGCAGCGGTTTCTGGACCGCGGCCTCCAGGCGTACCGGCACGTGGACGCCCTGTACGGGAAACCGGCGGTTGCCGTCGCCACGGCGGGCGTCGAGGACGGCGAAGGGTCGGCGCTGCTGGGAGTCGAAAACTTCATCCGCCAGCTGGGGTTGACCCTGAAAGGGAGGGCCGTCGTGCGCGCCACCTTCCCCGGGGACGCGATCGTTTCCGCGGAAGGGAGGAGCGCGGCGCGCCGGCTGGCCGCCGCGCTCGTTTCCCCGGAGGAGTACGCTCCCGAAGGGGTCTCGTGTCCCGAATGCAGGGGGACATATTTCGAATTCCGGGGGATGGATGCCGTGTATTGCCTCTCCTGCGGGGGCACCGGATCCTTCTCCGTGAGTGGCGGTAACATCACCCTTCGGATCGGTCCCCCCGCGCACTCCTGGCGGACGAAGGAGGACAGGGCGTCGCACCGGCAATGGCTGATCGGCCAGCGCGAGGAGTTCCTTCGCCAGAGGGAGCGGTTGAAGGAAGCCGTGCGGCCGTACCTTGGGGGGGAGTTCCTCTGA
- a CDS encoding TetR/AcrR family transcriptional regulator, with translation MRNVGKETRRSVIEKSLQIFSVKGYHNASISDIMAATELTKGGLYAHFDSKEALWNAAYDRAVEIWRGIVFKGVRNVSDPLDRVAKTIGNDLRDYCCGEVFEGGCFFFNSLVELSGQSPAMSGRIVDGFLRFSDLLASWLEEAKTEGKLKPGVRIREVADFIVVSINGAAALYAATRSNRFPRAAERQLNAYLRSLRA, from the coding sequence ATGCGGAACGTCGGCAAGGAGACGCGCCGGAGCGTCATCGAGAAGTCGCTGCAGATCTTCTCGGTGAAGGGGTACCACAACGCCTCCATCAGCGACATCATGGCCGCGACGGAACTGACGAAAGGGGGGCTCTACGCCCACTTCGACAGCAAGGAGGCGCTTTGGAACGCTGCCTACGACAGGGCGGTCGAGATCTGGAGGGGGATCGTTTTCAAGGGCGTACGGAACGTCTCCGACCCGCTGGACAGGGTCGCAAAGACGATCGGGAACGACCTGCGGGACTACTGTTGCGGGGAGGTGTTCGAGGGCGGCTGCTTCTTCTTCAACAGCCTCGTCGAACTCTCGGGGCAGTCCCCCGCGATGAGCGGCCGGATCGTCGATGGCTTCCTGCGGTTCTCGGACCTTCTGGCCTCCTGGCTGGAAGAGGCGAAGACCGAAGGCAAGCTCAAGCCCGGCGTAAGGATCAGGGAGGTCGCCGACTTCATCGTCGTCTCGATCAACGGGGCGGCCGCGTTGTACGCCGCGACCCGGAGCAACCGGTTCCCCCGGGCCGCCGAGCGCCAGCTCAACGCGTATCTCCGGTCGCTGAGGGCTTAG